ACAGCTCTGGGGATAAATTGGCATCGCCTTATCTGAAAGGAAAGCTGTCCTCTCAAATCTCCTTTGTTTATTTAACCCGCAATGGACAGAACAAGGATTATGACAGCTTTAACAACAGTGTCAAATTCAAGCAGTTTGAAATTCAAGTTACGGAAATGAACGTAACAGTCACCTATCAATTTGGTGATCCGAATAAGGGATTGGAGTCGGTCCCTCTTATGGTTAGCAAGGAGAGATTCGAAGAACGGTTGCTAAGCCGGCTGGATGATCCGGAAGATCAAGAGCAGTTGAAAATACGTTACAAATTCAATGAAAGCCAGAATGTATATGAACGGCGGGAAATACCAAAAGCGGTGGTCAAAAAGCTGCTTGCCTTGTTCGAAAAAATGGAATACACGGAAGACGATCTAGCCATCGACAACGGTGAAGGAGGCGAGGGAGGAGCGGAAAGTGAAACCGAAGGGGGAAATCCGAAGTTTTCGGTAGCTCTTTCTTATACGCTGGATGGAGATCACCTCGTTGCTTCGGTTGATACGAATACTTTGAAGGAGGAAACGCCTCCTTACCGGGTTCATACCCTCAGTCTTCTCGAGAATTTCGGGGCTGCAGGTAAAGAGGATGAAGGATATATTTTTTTGCCGGACGGATCAGGCACTTTAATTCCGCTCAATAGCGGCAGGAAGCTGGCGCAGCCGATTCAGATGCCGGTATATGGTGAAGACAGCGCGAAATATGTGAAGGAGAAGTTCAACAGTATTTTTCCCAACCGCCTGCCGGTATTCGGTATGAAAAAAAACGATGCCGCGTTTCTGGCCGTTATTGAAGAGGGGGACGGTCTGGCTTGGCTGTCTGCTGATATTAGCGGGAGATTGCATGAATTCAACACCGTTTCCAGTCAGTTCATCATTTTGCCCAAAGATGAGGTTCGTCTGAGTAATAACGAAATTATGCATAAAACACCGAGAGAAACATATCGGGGTCAGCTGCGAATTCGCTATGCTTTTTTAAACGGAGATCAGGCAAATTATGCCGGTATGGCTGGAAGCTACCGCTCCTATCTGGAGACTGCATACGGTATGAAAAAAATACAGGGTGAAGGGGATACGCCGTTTTATCTGGAGCTGATTGGCAGTGTTCCCAAAATGAAAAACATGCTCGGCTTTCCATATGAATCGCTAGTCCCGCTGACCAAGTTAGAGCAAGCGGAAGAGATTGTGGATGAGCTGTACCGAAATCAGATAAAGAACATCCGTGTCAATTACAAAGGCTGGTTTAACAATGGAATAAATCATGAATTTCCTTCCGGAATTGCTATGGACTCCGTCATTGGAAGCAAGGAAGACTGGAGACAGCTTGTAGAGAAATTGCAGAAGAACGGAGGAGGCTTTTATCCGGATACGGCATTCCAGCATGTATATCATCCGTCCGGCGGATTTAGCCCGGGTAAAGATTCGGCACAGTATATATCCCGCCGATACGCCAAAATCCACGAGTTTGACCGTGCTGCATATTTTCGCCATACGGAGCTTTTGCAGTATTACTTATTGTCTCCAAGGAAGCTCCAAGAGACCGTGGACCATTTCATGACCGATTATGCCAAATGGAATCCCGGCTCCTTGTCTCTCCGGGACCTTGGTTCCGAACTATATTCCGACTTCCGACGGAATGGGGAACTGACACGTGAACAATCTAAAGCCCTGATTACCTCTGAACTGGATAAGATATATGAACGTGTGCCGGATTTAATGATGAACGGCGGCAATGCCTATGCTCTTCCTTATGCCTCTCACGTACTGGGTGTACCGGAGAAGAGCAATGAGTATCAGCTAGCTGGCGAGTCAGTTCCGTTTAACCAGATGGTACTACATGGTTATGTGGAATATACGGGTAGCCCGTTCAATATGGCGGATGACCAAGACGTTCGTGTCAGTATCCTTCGCTCGGTTGAGACAGGGGCCAACGTTTATTTCAGCTGGTTCTATGGAGATCCTTCTGCTCTGAAAGATACCCGCTTTAGTTATTTGTACTCTAATCAGTATAAACAGTGGGTTCAGGAGGCTGTCTCAGCGTATGGTGAAGTGAATGCTGTCTTGAAGAAAGTCCGGGGCCAAGCCATTACCGGGCATGAAAAACTGTCTGAACGTGTATACCGGACGACGTATGAGAGCGGGCTGCAAGTGATTGTGAATTATCGGAAGGAAGCCGTCACCGTGGAAGGCAAGACCATTCAAGGTAATGGTTATATCGTTGAGGGGGGCTGAGCATGGCGAGTAAACGTAAGATGAGCTTGGAACGAAAAAAAGCGTGGTTTGGCGTGCTGTTCATCACCCCTTGGCTGCTCGGTTTTATTTTGTTGATGGCGGTTCCGTTTATTCAATCTCTGCAGTTCAGTTTCCATAAATTGAGTCTCACCTCGGAGGGATACGACCTTCAATATGTGGGTTTGGACAATTTTAAACATATTCTCTTTGTTGACGCTTGGTATGTACGCAACTTAACCGAAGCAGTTACAACGATGGCACTAAACGTTCCACTCATCATTTTTTTCAGTCTGTTTACGGCAACCCTGCTCTCCCAAAAATTCCGGGGTAGAATGCTCGCAAGAGCGATTATATTTCTTCCGGTTGTTCTTGCTTCCGGTGTCATTGCCAAGCTGGATAACGGAAATTTTCTTGCTCAAGTGATGGGTACTTCGTCGACCGATCTGGAGAGCAACTATTCCGGATTGAGAAGCTTAG
Above is a window of Paenibacillus uliginis N3/975 DNA encoding:
- a CDS encoding carbohydrate ABC transporter permease, which translates into the protein MASKRKMSLERKKAWFGVLFITPWLLGFILLMAVPFIQSLQFSFHKLSLTSEGYDLQYVGLDNFKHILFVDAWYVRNLTEAVTTMALNVPLIIFFSLFTATLLSQKFRGRMLARAIIFLPVVLASGVIAKLDNGNFLAQVMGTSSTDLESNYSGLRSLELRPLLLQAGLSFDVVNYLTGAVDRIYQIISSSGVQILIFLAGLQSVSSSLYEAAKMEGATGYEAFWKITFPMISPLILTNVVYTIIDSFYNNRMTEMIQSTAFGGLNFGVSAAMSWIYFLVISIILVISTYFISKKVFYHD
- a CDS encoding DUF5696 domain-containing protein, with product MSNVTGWRRLAVLALLLVIMTVTACKSSPDGSVQPVGDDTRTKKVSLTPDTALKVLTAADQVKPQIPGLDPVLENDYLRLYISKETAEIAVLDKRSGQVWRSNPDSSGDKLASPYLKGKLSSQISFVYLTRNGQNKDYDSFNNSVKFKQFEIQVTEMNVTVTYQFGDPNKGLESVPLMVSKERFEERLLSRLDDPEDQEQLKIRYKFNESQNVYERREIPKAVVKKLLALFEKMEYTEDDLAIDNGEGGEGGAESETEGGNPKFSVALSYTLDGDHLVASVDTNTLKEETPPYRVHTLSLLENFGAAGKEDEGYIFLPDGSGTLIPLNSGRKLAQPIQMPVYGEDSAKYVKEKFNSIFPNRLPVFGMKKNDAAFLAVIEEGDGLAWLSADISGRLHEFNTVSSQFIILPKDEVRLSNNEIMHKTPRETYRGQLRIRYAFLNGDQANYAGMAGSYRSYLETAYGMKKIQGEGDTPFYLELIGSVPKMKNMLGFPYESLVPLTKLEQAEEIVDELYRNQIKNIRVNYKGWFNNGINHEFPSGIAMDSVIGSKEDWRQLVEKLQKNGGGFYPDTAFQHVYHPSGGFSPGKDSAQYISRRYAKIHEFDRAAYFRHTELLQYYLLSPRKLQETVDHFMTDYAKWNPGSLSLRDLGSELYSDFRRNGELTREQSKALITSELDKIYERVPDLMMNGGNAYALPYASHVLGVPEKSNEYQLAGESVPFNQMVLHGYVEYTGSPFNMADDQDVRVSILRSVETGANVYFSWFYGDPSALKDTRFSYLYSNQYKQWVQEAVSAYGEVNAVLKKVRGQAITGHEKLSERVYRTTYESGLQVIVNYRKEAVTVEGKTIQGNGYIVEGG